A genomic segment from Rhodospirillum centenum SW encodes:
- a CDS encoding electron transfer flavoprotein subunit alpha/FixB family protein, which translates to MSTPPTPAPAPASPQAGGRASMKKELPERFRNHRHVWVVVELERGEVHPVSWELLGEGRKLADRLGVDLAGVVMGPPTEATRRAAGEAFCYGADLVYLAEHPVLAQYRTEAYARALTDICESYKPEILLLGATTLGRDLAGAVATTLLTGLTADCTELAVDQDGSLAATRPTFGGSLLCTIYTLNFRPQMATVRPRVFALPPRVETPVGRIVLHTVQFAEEDIVTKVLDFVPDALTAKSQLAYADVVVAGGLGLQQQENFQLVKQLAATLGAEYGGSRPLVQKGWIPADRQIGQTGKTIRPRVYIAAGISGAIQHRVGVEGADLIVAINTDPNAPIYDFAHVGIVADAVQILPALTRAFTRRLSFTRLAG; encoded by the coding sequence ATGTCCACCCCGCCGACCCCCGCACCAGCCCCCGCATCGCCCCAGGCCGGCGGCCGCGCCAGCATGAAGAAGGAACTGCCCGAACGCTTCCGCAACCACCGCCATGTCTGGGTGGTGGTGGAGCTGGAACGGGGCGAGGTCCACCCCGTCTCCTGGGAGCTGCTGGGCGAAGGCCGCAAGCTGGCCGACAGGCTGGGCGTGGATCTGGCCGGCGTGGTCATGGGTCCGCCGACGGAGGCGACCCGCCGCGCCGCCGGAGAGGCCTTCTGCTACGGCGCCGATCTGGTCTATCTGGCCGAACATCCGGTGCTGGCGCAGTACCGGACGGAGGCCTATGCCCGCGCCCTGACCGACATCTGCGAGAGCTACAAGCCGGAGATCCTGCTGCTGGGGGCCACGACCCTGGGCCGCGATCTGGCCGGGGCCGTCGCCACCACCCTGCTGACCGGCCTGACGGCCGACTGCACGGAGCTGGCGGTGGACCAGGACGGCAGTCTGGCGGCGACGCGGCCGACCTTCGGCGGTTCGCTCCTCTGCACCATCTACACCCTGAACTTCCGGCCGCAGATGGCGACCGTGCGGCCGCGGGTCTTCGCCCTGCCGCCGCGGGTGGAGACGCCGGTCGGCCGCATCGTGCTGCACACCGTCCAGTTCGCGGAGGAGGACATCGTCACCAAGGTCCTGGACTTCGTGCCCGACGCGCTGACGGCCAAGTCCCAGCTCGCCTATGCCGATGTCGTCGTCGCCGGCGGCCTGGGCCTGCAGCAGCAGGAGAACTTCCAGCTCGTGAAGCAGCTCGCCGCCACCCTGGGCGCCGAATACGGCGGCTCCCGCCCGCTGGTGCAGAAGGGCTGGATACCGGCGGACCGCCAGATCGGGCAGACCGGCAAGACGATCCGGCCCCGGGTCTACATCGCGGCCGGCATCTCCGGCGCCATCCAGCACCGTGTCGGGGTGGAGGGGGCGGACCTGATCGTCGCCATCAACACCGACCCGAACGCCCCGATCTACGATTTCGCCCATGTCGGCATCGTGGCGGACGCCGTGCAGATCCTGCCGGCGCTGACCCGCGCCTTCACGCGGCGGCTGTCGTTCACCCGCCTGGCCGGCTGA
- a CDS encoding FAD-dependent oxidoreductase: MREHFHAIVVGAGPSGNAAAYTLAKAGLKVLQIERGEYPGSKNVQGAILYADALERIIPTFREDAPLERHVVEQRIWMMDQDGHAGAHYRSSSFNEEKPNRYTIIRAQFDKWFSRQVQAAGALVICETTVTALLRGENGRVEGVVTDRENGVVTADIVILAEGVNGLLGTRAGLRTRPKAEHVALAVKEMHFLPQETIEARFNLKEDEGVVIEATGTITEGMVGTAFIYTNKESLSVGIGCLVSDFGETKTKPYELLDRFKRHSSVHPLIEGAEVKEYAAHLIPEGGYKAIPQLYGDGWLIVGDAGSFVNAAHREGSNLAMTTGRLAAETVIHNRRMGLPNVAENLKRYKDELDRSFVMQDLKKYRNLPETLHTNKQFFTTYPHLISSAAQKLLRVDGDSKRQKEKDITAAFLRTRRFGGLITDVFKMARAWR, from the coding sequence ATGCGCGAGCATTTCCATGCCATCGTCGTCGGCGCCGGTCCGTCCGGCAACGCCGCCGCCTATACCCTGGCCAAGGCCGGGCTGAAGGTCCTGCAGATCGAGCGGGGCGAGTATCCCGGCTCGAAGAACGTGCAGGGGGCCATCCTCTACGCCGACGCGCTGGAGCGCATCATCCCCACCTTCCGCGAGGACGCGCCCCTGGAGCGGCACGTCGTCGAGCAGCGGATCTGGATGATGGACCAGGACGGCCATGCCGGGGCGCACTACCGCTCCAGCAGCTTCAATGAGGAGAAGCCGAACCGCTACACCATCATCCGCGCCCAGTTCGACAAGTGGTTCAGCCGGCAGGTGCAGGCCGCGGGCGCGCTGGTGATCTGCGAAACAACGGTGACGGCGCTGCTGCGCGGCGAGAACGGCCGGGTCGAGGGCGTAGTCACGGACCGGGAGAACGGCGTCGTCACCGCCGACATCGTGATCCTGGCGGAAGGCGTGAACGGCCTGCTGGGCACCCGCGCCGGCCTGCGCACCCGGCCGAAGGCGGAGCATGTGGCGCTGGCGGTGAAGGAGATGCACTTCCTGCCGCAGGAGACGATCGAGGCCCGCTTCAACCTGAAGGAGGATGAGGGGGTGGTGATCGAGGCCACCGGCACCATCACCGAGGGGATGGTCGGCACGGCCTTCATCTACACCAACAAGGAGAGCCTGTCGGTCGGCATCGGCTGCCTCGTCTCCGACTTCGGGGAGACGAAGACGAAGCCCTACGAGCTGCTGGACCGCTTCAAGCGGCACAGCTCCGTCCATCCGCTGATCGAGGGGGCGGAGGTGAAGGAGTACGCCGCCCACCTGATCCCGGAAGGCGGCTACAAGGCGATCCCGCAGCTCTACGGGGACGGCTGGCTGATCGTGGGCGACGCCGGCTCCTTCGTGAACGCCGCCCACCGCGAGGGGTCCAACCTCGCCATGACGACCGGCCGGCTGGCGGCGGAGACGGTGATCCACAACCGGCGGATGGGCCTGCCCAACGTGGCGGAGAACCTGAAACGCTACAAGGACGAGCTGGACAGGAGCTTCGTCATGCAGGACCTGAAGAAGTACAGGAACCTGCCCGAGACCCTGCATACCAATAAACAGTTCTTCACCACCTATCCGCACCTGATCTCCAGCGCCGCGCAGAAGCTGCTGCGCGTGGACGGGGACAGCAAGCGGCAGAAGGAGAAGGACATCACCGCCGCCTTCCTGCGCACGCGCCGGTTCGGCGGCCTGATCACCGACGTCTTCAAGATGGCGAGGGCCTGGCGATGA
- a CDS encoding ferredoxin family protein, with protein MSTTARPPVPPVKVEEKLYQNRYMVDEGRPHVRIQPHDTASPTLRTLVDVCPAGCYSATDDGRVEIIPDGCMECGTCRILCEASGEIEWNYPRGGYGILFKFG; from the coding sequence ATGAGCACGACGGCACGTCCCCCCGTTCCGCCCGTGAAGGTGGAAGAGAAGCTGTACCAGAACCGTTACATGGTGGATGAGGGGCGGCCGCATGTCCGCATCCAGCCCCATGACACGGCGAGCCCCACCCTGCGCACCCTGGTCGATGTCTGCCCGGCCGGCTGCTACAGCGCCACCGACGACGGCCGGGTGGAGATCATCCCCGACGGCTGCATGGAATGCGGCACCTGCCGCATCCTCTGCGAGGCGAGCGGGGAGATCGAGTGGAACTACCCGCGCGGCGGCTACGGCATCCTGTTCAAGTTCGGCTGA
- the arsC gene encoding arsenate reductase (glutaredoxin) (This arsenate reductase requires both glutathione and glutaredoxin to convert arsenate to arsenite, after which the efflux transporter formed by ArsA and ArsB can extrude the arsenite from the cell, providing resistance.), which translates to MAVVIHHNPACGTSRNVLTMLRAAGYEPVVIEYLKTGWTEPQLRGLFAAAGLTAREALRSRGTPAEQLGLLDPTVSEEELIAAMVRHPVLVERPIVCTPKGVRLCRPSETVLDLLDRLPPGPLAKEDGELVIDGAGRRIR; encoded by the coding sequence ATGGCTGTCGTCATCCACCATAACCCCGCCTGCGGGACCTCGCGCAACGTGCTGACCATGCTGCGCGCGGCCGGCTACGAGCCGGTGGTCATCGAATATCTCAAGACCGGCTGGACCGAGCCGCAGCTCCGCGGCCTGTTCGCCGCCGCCGGCCTGACGGCGCGCGAGGCGCTGCGCAGCCGCGGCACCCCGGCGGAGCAGCTCGGCCTGCTGGACCCGACCGTGTCGGAGGAGGAACTGATCGCCGCCATGGTCCGCCACCCGGTCCTGGTGGAGCGGCCCATCGTCTGCACGCCCAAAGGCGTTCGTCTGTGCCGGCCGAGCGAGACGGTGCTGGACCTGCTGGACCGGCTGCCGCCGGGGCCGCTCGCCAAGGAGGACGGCGAACTGGTGATCGACGGGGCCGGACGGCGGATCCGATAG
- a CDS encoding NifB/NifX family molybdenum-iron cluster-binding protein, protein MQVAVASQNFRTITPHAGKTRRFLLFSVQPGMEPVETGRLDLPREMSFHEFAGGPHPLDAVDVIIAGSAGPRFAARMRDRGITAVATTETDPRAAIAAFLAGTLRAAGHVHEDECQDHHHDHGHHHGDHHHGRGGACCCRD, encoded by the coding sequence ATGCAAGTCGCCGTTGCGAGCCAGAATTTCCGCACCATCACGCCGCACGCGGGCAAGACCCGCCGCTTCCTGCTGTTCAGCGTGCAGCCGGGCATGGAGCCGGTGGAGACTGGGCGCCTGGATCTGCCGCGGGAGATGTCCTTCCACGAATTCGCCGGTGGTCCGCACCCGCTGGACGCGGTGGACGTCATCATCGCCGGCAGCGCCGGGCCGCGCTTCGCCGCCCGCATGCGCGACCGCGGCATCACGGCGGTGGCGACGACCGAGACCGATCCCCGCGCCGCCATCGCCGCCTTCCTGGCCGGCACGCTGCGCGCGGCCGGGCATGTCCACGAGGACGAGTGCCAGGACCACCATCACGACCACGGCCACCATCACGGCGACCACCACCATGGACGGGGCGGGGCCTGCTGCTGCCGCGACTGA
- a CDS encoding LuxR C-terminal-related transcriptional regulator: MSTLVTGPDWIIPTKLAPPHQLVDLVDRAGLVGRLEEGRSARLQLVVGAAGSGKTTLLGQWQRQLARAGIPCGWLSLDEDDGDPTHLISYVVLSLARAGVPLGQLTRLAQQGLVDMPCKAALSALVNQIAGHGGPVVLILDDFHRAESREVDALLGGLLSFLPANLSLVISGRDRPKLPLAGLKAMGQVRELTAGDLRFSAQEARHILHDLLPDADISALTERTEGWAVAIQLARIWLEAGSDRARLLDRFCGSTRDVADYLAEQVLADLPEDLRQFLMQTAILERVNADLAEAVTGRGGARARLARLSRLDSLLVPLDGEGSGGWLRYHHLLRDYLRDVLARDHAALLPDLHARASRWFEARGFLTEAVRHARLGGDLASAARLVESAGGWSLILSGGIGLLRNLLQNFPAESFLRHPRLGISRVYLHIKDGELAQARRLLHRIPGADRPLELIQEQPAFARDALIIGSLLAGYEDAAPTADGLVALRRVIDDMPEDDQIGSGALRTVEAVQLLHLGDLAGVERAGRRALRHMSAANSILGLAYCLFHLGQSALYRGLRREAEATYREAMAIAADNFGADSGLKAVAAVLLAEVLHEAGHGDEARALIGPALAQIETADGWLDIYASGYRVAAALQLAQGEHDGALAVLARGERTAAERGLARLGRLIACERARILTAMGETAWARDALAPLQAELPLMRASPAAWRERHAFLTVQARLLLAEGHPHAALEAAGEAAERAREAGMTVHRIQALVLKAEAATRLAVESGGPHDTTADPVAELAQALTLAAPEGLRQVFLEHGERLAPLLRDCLRRSREIGLDSLARAFAEELERTLARPRDEADTLSPRERAVVIELCRGASNKEIARALAMTENTVKFHLKNIFGKLGVDRRAAAIITARRLLGLS, translated from the coding sequence TTGTCCACTCTCGTTACCGGACCCGACTGGATCATTCCGACCAAGCTCGCCCCGCCCCACCAGCTCGTCGATCTGGTGGACCGTGCCGGGCTGGTGGGCCGCCTGGAGGAGGGACGGTCCGCCCGTCTCCAGCTTGTCGTCGGGGCCGCCGGAAGCGGCAAGACGACCCTGCTGGGCCAGTGGCAGCGCCAGCTCGCCCGCGCCGGCATCCCCTGCGGCTGGCTCTCCCTGGACGAGGACGACGGCGACCCCACCCATCTCATCTCCTATGTCGTGCTGAGTCTGGCCCGGGCCGGCGTGCCGCTGGGCCAGCTCACGCGGCTGGCCCAGCAGGGGCTGGTGGACATGCCCTGCAAGGCGGCGCTCAGCGCCCTGGTGAATCAGATCGCCGGCCATGGCGGACCCGTCGTGCTGATCCTGGATGATTTCCACCGCGCCGAATCACGGGAGGTCGATGCCCTGCTGGGCGGCCTGCTGTCCTTCCTGCCGGCCAACCTGTCCCTGGTCATCAGCGGCCGCGACCGGCCGAAGCTGCCGCTGGCCGGGCTGAAGGCCATGGGTCAGGTGCGGGAGCTGACGGCGGGCGACCTGCGCTTCTCCGCCCAGGAGGCGCGACACATCCTGCACGATCTGCTGCCGGACGCGGACATCTCCGCCCTGACGGAACGGACGGAGGGCTGGGCCGTCGCCATCCAGCTCGCCCGCATCTGGCTGGAGGCCGGCAGCGACCGCGCCCGCCTGCTGGACCGCTTCTGTGGCAGCACCCGCGACGTGGCCGACTATCTGGCGGAGCAGGTGCTGGCCGACCTGCCGGAGGATCTGCGCCAGTTCCTGATGCAGACCGCCATCCTGGAGCGGGTCAATGCCGATCTGGCCGAGGCCGTCACCGGCCGCGGCGGTGCCCGCGCCCGGCTGGCCCGTCTCTCCCGCCTGGACAGCCTGCTGGTGCCGCTGGACGGCGAGGGCAGCGGCGGCTGGCTGCGTTACCACCATCTGCTCCGGGACTATCTGCGCGATGTGCTGGCCCGGGATCACGCGGCCCTGCTGCCGGATCTGCATGCCCGCGCCTCGCGCTGGTTCGAAGCGCGCGGCTTCCTGACCGAGGCGGTCCGCCACGCCCGGCTGGGCGGCGACCTGGCGAGCGCCGCCCGGCTGGTCGAATCGGCCGGCGGCTGGTCGCTGATCCTGTCGGGCGGCATCGGCCTGCTGCGCAACCTGTTGCAGAACTTCCCCGCCGAAAGCTTCCTGCGCCACCCGCGACTGGGAATCAGCCGGGTCTATCTGCACATCAAGGACGGCGAACTGGCCCAGGCCCGCCGGCTGCTGCACCGCATCCCCGGCGCCGACCGGCCGTTGGAGCTGATCCAGGAGCAGCCCGCCTTCGCCCGCGACGCCCTGATCATCGGCAGCCTGCTGGCCGGCTACGAGGATGCCGCCCCCACGGCCGACGGGCTGGTCGCGCTGCGTCGGGTCATCGACGACATGCCCGAGGACGACCAGATCGGCAGCGGCGCCCTGCGCACGGTGGAGGCGGTGCAGCTTCTGCACCTGGGCGATCTGGCCGGGGTGGAGCGGGCCGGCCGGCGGGCGCTGCGCCACATGAGTGCGGCCAACTCCATCCTCGGGCTCGCCTACTGCCTGTTCCACCTGGGCCAGAGCGCCCTGTACCGCGGGCTGCGGCGCGAAGCGGAGGCGACCTACCGTGAAGCCATGGCCATCGCCGCCGACAATTTCGGCGCCGACAGCGGCCTGAAGGCCGTGGCCGCCGTGCTGCTGGCGGAAGTGCTGCATGAGGCCGGGCATGGTGACGAAGCCCGGGCGCTGATCGGTCCCGCCCTGGCCCAGATCGAGACGGCGGACGGCTGGCTGGACATCTATGCCTCGGGATACCGGGTGGCCGCGGCCCTCCAGCTCGCCCAGGGCGAACACGACGGGGCCCTGGCCGTTCTGGCCCGTGGCGAGCGGACGGCAGCGGAGCGGGGGCTCGCGCGGCTGGGCCGGCTGATCGCCTGCGAACGTGCCCGCATCCTGACCGCCATGGGGGAGACGGCCTGGGCACGCGACGCCCTGGCACCGCTTCAGGCGGAACTGCCGCTCATGCGCGCCTCACCGGCCGCCTGGCGGGAGCGCCACGCCTTCCTGACGGTCCAGGCCCGGCTGCTGCTGGCGGAGGGGCACCCGCACGCCGCACTGGAGGCCGCCGGCGAGGCCGCGGAGCGGGCGCGGGAGGCCGGCATGACGGTCCACCGGATACAGGCACTCGTCCTGAAGGCCGAAGCCGCCACCCGGCTGGCGGTGGAAAGCGGCGGACCGCACGACACCACCGCCGACCCGGTGGCGGAGCTGGCCCAGGCCCTCACCCTGGCGGCCCCGGAAGGGCTGCGGCAGGTCTTCCTGGAGCACGGCGAACGGCTGGCGCCGCTGCTGCGCGACTGCCTGCGCCGAAGCCGGGAGATCGGGCTGGACAGTCTGGCCCGCGCCTTCGCCGAGGAGCTGGAACGCACCCTGGCGCGGCCCCGCGACGAGGCCGACACGCTGAGCCCGCGCGAGCGCGCCGTGGTCATCGAGCTGTGCCGCGGCGCCTCCAACAAGGAGATCGCCCGGGCGCTGGCCATGACCGAGAACACGGTCAAGTTCCACCTGAAGAACATCTTCGGGAAGCTGGGCGTGGACCGGCGGGCCGCCGCCATCATCACCGCCCGACGCCTGCTCGGCCTGTCCTGA
- a CDS encoding hydantoinase/oxoprolinase N-terminal domain-containing protein — translation MRIGVDVGGTNTDAVLMDGRRVVATYKSPTTADVGSGIVAAIRAVLDASGLGPESIKAVMIGTTHFTNAFVERKRLLPVGIIRIALPAGKGLPPLMDWPEDLKAGVGGDVALVGGGREFDGRPIAPLDEAAVAEAARRFRAKGLTAVAISSIFAPVNPDMEERAAAIVRELHPDALITLSGSIGRIGMLERENATIMNASLAEMARHVVASFHAALAELKLDCPFFVSQNDGTLMNAETVARFPVLTFASGPTNSMRGAAYLSGLTDALVIDIGGTTSDVGMLVKGFPRESSVAVDIGGVRTNFRMPDILSIGLGGGSRVRPVEGPAENPGEVSVRVGPDSVGYRLPQEARVFGGEVLTTSDIAVAAGLASMGDPSRLAGLDRGLVASALAEIRRLLSGAIDRMKTSATDLPVVLVGGGAILVDGTLPGAARIVRPENGGVANAIGAAIAQIGGEVDRVYSYQELGREAAIAKAKEEAAAIAVRAGADPGSIDIRDLEEVPLAYLPGGAVRIRAKAVGDMAGI, via the coding sequence ATGCGCATCGGCGTCGATGTCGGCGGAACCAATACGGATGCAGTCCTCATGGACGGGCGCCGGGTGGTCGCCACCTACAAGTCACCCACGACGGCCGATGTCGGCAGCGGCATCGTCGCCGCCATCCGCGCGGTGCTGGACGCTTCCGGCCTGGGACCGGAGAGCATCAAGGCGGTGATGATCGGGACGACCCATTTCACCAACGCCTTCGTCGAGCGCAAGCGGCTGCTGCCGGTGGGGATCATCCGGATCGCCCTGCCGGCGGGCAAGGGCCTGCCGCCCCTGATGGACTGGCCCGAGGACCTGAAGGCCGGCGTCGGCGGCGATGTCGCCCTGGTCGGCGGCGGCCGGGAGTTCGACGGCCGCCCGATCGCGCCCCTGGACGAGGCGGCGGTGGCCGAAGCCGCCCGCCGCTTCCGGGCGAAGGGACTGACGGCGGTCGCCATCAGTTCGATCTTCGCCCCGGTCAACCCGGACATGGAGGAGCGCGCCGCCGCCATCGTGCGCGAGCTGCATCCCGACGCGCTCATCACCCTGTCCGGCAGCATCGGCCGGATCGGCATGCTGGAGCGCGAGAACGCCACCATCATGAATGCCAGCCTGGCCGAGATGGCGCGGCATGTGGTGGCGTCCTTCCATGCCGCCCTGGCCGAGCTGAAGCTGGACTGCCCGTTCTTCGTCAGCCAGAACGATGGCACCCTGATGAATGCGGAGACGGTGGCGCGCTTCCCCGTCCTCACCTTCGCGTCGGGTCCCACCAACAGCATGCGCGGCGCCGCCTACCTGTCGGGCCTGACGGACGCGCTGGTCATCGACATCGGCGGCACGACCAGCGATGTCGGCATGCTGGTCAAGGGCTTCCCCCGCGAATCCTCGGTCGCCGTGGACATCGGCGGCGTCCGCACGAACTTCCGGATGCCGGACATCCTCTCCATCGGGCTGGGCGGCGGCAGTCGCGTCCGGCCTGTGGAGGGGCCGGCGGAGAACCCGGGGGAGGTCAGCGTCCGGGTCGGGCCGGACAGCGTCGGCTACCGTCTGCCGCAGGAGGCCCGCGTCTTCGGCGGCGAGGTCCTGACCACTTCCGACATCGCGGTCGCGGCCGGCCTTGCCAGCATGGGCGATCCGTCCCGCCTCGCCGGTCTGGACCGCGGGCTGGTCGCGTCGGCCCTGGCCGAAATCCGGCGCCTGCTGTCCGGCGCCATCGACCGCATGAAGACCAGCGCCACCGACCTGCCGGTCGTGCTGGTGGGCGGCGGCGCCATCCTGGTGGACGGGACGCTGCCCGGGGCGGCGCGGATCGTGCGGCCGGAGAACGGCGGCGTCGCCAATGCCATCGGCGCCGCCATCGCGCAGATCGGCGGCGAGGTCGATCGGGTCTACTCCTACCAGGAGCTGGGCCGCGAGGCGGCCATCGCCAAGGCCAAGGAAGAGGCAGCGGCCATCGCCGTCCGCGCCGGAGCCGACCCCGGCAGCATCGACATCCGCGACCTGGAGGAGGTGCCGCTGGCCTACCTGCCGGGCGGGGCCGTGCGCATCCGCGCCAAGGCCGTCGGCGACATGGCCGGAATCTGA
- a CDS encoding DUF917 domain-containing protein, whose amino-acid sequence MTIDLSIPALHDIARGAAFLGTGGGGDPYIGRLLAQHALAKYGAPPVVALQDLPDDANLYTIAIMGAPTVMVEKLVGGDEVGLAVKALEQHTGRPATAILPVEMGGINSLLPVKLAAERGLPVVDADGMGRAFPELQMVTFNVMGIPATPMALANEHGEYNVISARDAKSAEDMARLMVIHMGGGVALSCYPMSGAEAKRAAIPGTLSLALGIGQAIAAGRRAGDPFEALLGYLRGTDYYRHCAVLFDGKIVDLVRETTRGFSIGRCSIAADGAATADMEILFQNENLVARRGGRTVAIVPDLVTMLDRETAEPITTESLKYGQRVRVIGASVPPIMRSPAALACFGPRSFGIEEDFQPIEDLI is encoded by the coding sequence ATGACCATCGACCTGAGCATCCCCGCCCTTCACGACATCGCCCGTGGCGCCGCCTTCCTGGGCACCGGCGGCGGCGGCGATCCCTATATCGGGCGGCTGCTGGCGCAGCATGCGCTGGCGAAATACGGGGCGCCGCCCGTGGTGGCGCTCCAGGACCTGCCGGACGACGCCAACCTCTACACCATCGCCATCATGGGCGCGCCCACGGTGATGGTGGAGAAGCTGGTCGGCGGCGACGAGGTCGGGCTGGCCGTGAAGGCGCTGGAGCAGCACACCGGCCGGCCGGCCACCGCCATCCTGCCGGTGGAGATGGGGGGCATCAATTCGCTGCTGCCGGTCAAGCTGGCGGCAGAGCGGGGCCTGCCCGTCGTGGATGCCGACGGGATGGGCCGCGCCTTCCCCGAACTCCAGATGGTCACCTTCAACGTGATGGGCATCCCGGCGACGCCCATGGCGCTGGCCAACGAACACGGCGAGTACAACGTCATCAGCGCCCGCGACGCCAAGTCGGCCGAGGACATGGCCCGGCTGATGGTGATCCACATGGGCGGCGGCGTGGCGTTGTCCTGCTATCCCATGAGCGGGGCGGAGGCGAAGCGGGCCGCCATCCCCGGCACGCTGTCGCTGGCGCTGGGCATCGGGCAGGCCATCGCCGCCGGGCGGCGCGCCGGCGACCCGTTCGAGGCGCTGCTGGGCTATCTGCGCGGCACGGACTACTACCGGCACTGCGCGGTGCTGTTCGACGGCAAGATCGTGGACCTGGTGCGGGAGACGACCCGCGGCTTCTCCATCGGCCGGTGCAGCATCGCCGCCGACGGCGCCGCCACGGCGGACATGGAGATCCTCTTCCAGAACGAGAACCTCGTGGCGCGACGCGGCGGCCGGACGGTCGCCATCGTGCCCGATCTCGTCACCATGCTCGACCGTGAGACGGCGGAGCCGATCACGACCGAGTCGCTGAAGTACGGGCAGCGGGTCCGGGTGATCGGGGCGAGCGTGCCCCCGATCATGCGCTCGCCCGCCGCCCTGGCCTGCTTCGGACCCCGCAGCTTCGGGATCGAAGAGGATTTCCAACCAATAGAAGACCTCATCTGA